From one Planktothrix agardhii NIES-204 genomic stretch:
- a CDS encoding putative methyl-accepting chemotaxis protein, with amino-acid sequence MTGLDEQINQISIVTNLVTDLANQTNMLALNASIEAVRAGEYGKGFAVVAGEIRKLADQSKNSATQINHLITETQKSLQTTVSVTASGKQNAIDGIELSQQTAMALERLFNGINHVMMINQEIALTSQQQATAVEQLVTAMNQINQGTQQSVLGIRETRGSVQQINQVAVNLQNLAGKKVEFFVEFLEVEKDSPRILNP; translated from the coding sequence ATGACGGGTTTAGATGAGCAAATAAATCAAATTAGTATAGTTACTAACTTAGTTACCGATTTAGCTAATCAAACTAATATGTTAGCGTTGAATGCTTCTATTGAAGCGGTGAGAGCCGGAGAATATGGGAAAGGATTTGCCGTCGTCGCGGGAGAAATTCGTAAATTAGCTGACCAAAGTAAAAATTCTGCGACTCAAATTAATCATTTAATTACCGAAACTCAAAAATCCCTGCAAACAACTGTTTCTGTAACCGCATCGGGCAAACAAAATGCCATAGATGGGATTGAATTATCCCAACAAACTGCTATGGCTCTGGAAAGGTTGTTTAATGGAATTAATCATGTAATGATGATTAATCAAGAAATTGCTTTAACTTCTCAACAACAAGCAACAGCAGTGGAACAACTCGTCACCGCCATGAACCAGATCAACCAGGGGACTCAACAAAGCGTCTTAGGAATTAGGGAAACCCGTGGTAGCGTTCAACAAATCAACCAAGTTGCCGTTAATCTTCAAAACCTGGCGGGAAAAAAAGTTGAGTTCTTTGTTGAGTTCCTTGAAGTTGAGAAGGATTCACCGAGAATCCTAAATCCTTAA
- the folE gene encoding GTP cyclohydrolase I gives MTISTNTNGVKNEDTTGFSIRPDRTLSYSQSTPSQLCTEVSDEEMMGAVRTMLLGVGEDPEREGLLKTPKRVAEAMRFLTSGYSQSLEDLVNGAIFDEGHEEMVLVRDITFFSMCEHHMLPFMGRAHVAYIPNQKVIGLSKLARIVEMYSRRLQVQERLTRQIAEAVQSVLEPQGVAIVMEATHMCMAMRGVQKPGSWTVTSAMVGVFQDEQKTREEFLNLIRHQPSFF, from the coding sequence ATGACTATCTCCACAAACACCAATGGCGTCAAAAATGAGGACACTACTGGATTTTCGATTAGACCGGATCGGACTTTATCCTATAGTCAAAGCACTCCCTCCCAACTCTGCACAGAGGTGAGTGATGAGGAAATGATGGGGGCGGTTCGCACCATGCTTTTAGGTGTCGGTGAAGACCCCGAACGGGAAGGATTGCTCAAAACACCAAAACGGGTAGCTGAAGCCATGCGCTTTCTCACCAGTGGTTACAGTCAATCCCTGGAAGATTTGGTGAATGGGGCTATTTTTGATGAAGGCCATGAAGAAATGGTGCTGGTACGCGATATCACTTTTTTCAGTATGTGCGAACACCATATGTTACCTTTCATGGGTCGGGCGCACGTTGCCTATATTCCCAATCAAAAAGTAATTGGTTTAAGCAAACTGGCTCGAATTGTGGAAATGTACAGCCGTCGTTTACAAGTTCAAGAACGTCTAACTCGCCAAATTGCTGAAGCAGTTCAAAGCGTCTTGGAACCTCAAGGAGTCGCCATTGTCATGGAAGCCACCCATATGTGTATGGCAATGCGAGGGGTACAAAAACCCGGGTCTTGGACAGTAACTAGCGCCATGGTCGGTGTATTCCAAGATGAACAGAAAACCCGTGAAGAATTCCTAAATTTGATTCGCCACCAACCTTCGTTTTTTTAA
- a CDS encoding ABC transporter, ATP-binding protein, with protein MLYIKNLVYHPAASDHSILTQVNLELAPQQMGLIIGPSGSGKSTLLEILSGLATKTQGNIRWREQELTPEHLQQLVGLVFQFPERHFCGGTILEELRLGHPEIDAEQVDKALEEVGLGHLSLQVAPHSLSGGQQRRLALAVQLIRQPHILMLDEPTAGLDWSMRQQLINLLGKLKKHWTLLVVTHDARELFSLADRCWSLKQGHLTALDINAMAIEEKHKIAAFPPV; from the coding sequence ATGCTTTATATCAAAAACTTAGTTTATCATCCCGCCGCTAGTGACCACTCGATTTTAACCCAAGTTAACTTAGAATTGGCGCCACAGCAAATGGGACTGATTATTGGGCCTAGTGGATCGGGGAAAAGCACACTACTAGAGATTTTATCTGGTTTGGCCACAAAAACCCAGGGAAATATTCGCTGGCGGGAGCAAGAATTGACCCCAGAACACCTACAACAACTGGTGGGTTTAGTGTTTCAATTTCCAGAACGACATTTTTGCGGGGGTACAATTTTAGAGGAATTGCGCCTGGGTCATCCCGAAATCGACGCAGAACAGGTTGATAAAGCCTTAGAGGAAGTGGGATTGGGCCATTTATCTTTACAGGTCGCGCCCCATTCCCTCAGTGGCGGACAGCAAAGACGTCTGGCCTTAGCGGTACAATTAATTCGTCAACCCCATATTTTAATGCTAGATGAACCCACCGCCGGGTTAGACTGGTCAATGCGACAACAATTAATTAATTTATTAGGTAAATTAAAAAAACATTGGACGTTATTAGTTGTTACCCATGATGCCAGAGAATTATTTAGTTTGGCTGACCGTTGTTGGTCATTAAAACAGGGTCATTTAACCGCCCTAGATATTAATGCCATGGCAATCGAAGAAAAACACAAAATTGCCGCTTTTCCTCCCGTTTAA
- the gidB gene encoding glucose-inhibited division protein B: protein MNQISAPQLPDMNAVWQETLNWQPTPEQQVLFQQLFELIIQFNQQLNLTRITEPQEFWEKHLWDSLRGISFLLSEKNLLSPGTKFIDIGTGGGFPGIALAIIFPESSVTLLDSTRKKITALTTILEELKINNTIPWVGRAEALGQHPKHRESYDFALLRAVAPPSVSAEYALPLLKVGGTAILYRGHWTPEEEQQLISAVKQLGGVLESVDGFTTPLTQSIRHCLYLKKVRPTAKQYPRAIGIPGQKPL, encoded by the coding sequence ATGAATCAAATTTCCGCTCCCCAATTACCTGATATGAACGCCGTTTGGCAAGAAACCTTAAATTGGCAACCAACTCCCGAACAACAGGTTTTATTTCAACAATTATTTGAGTTAATTATTCAATTTAATCAACAACTTAACTTAACTCGCATCACTGAACCCCAAGAATTTTGGGAAAAACATTTATGGGATTCTCTCCGAGGAATTTCCTTTTTATTATCAGAAAAAAATCTCCTCTCCCCAGGGACAAAATTTATTGATATTGGGACAGGTGGGGGTTTTCCTGGCATCGCTTTGGCTATAATTTTTCCTGAGTCTTCCGTCACCCTTTTAGACTCAACTCGGAAAAAAATTACGGCATTAACTACTATTTTAGAAGAATTAAAGATCAATAATACTATTCCTTGGGTGGGTCGGGCGGAAGCTCTTGGTCAACATCCAAAACATCGAGAATCCTACGATTTTGCGCTATTAAGGGCCGTTGCACCGCCCTCGGTGAGTGCTGAATATGCACTACCCTTATTAAAGGTGGGAGGGACGGCAATTCTCTATCGCGGTCATTGGACACCGGAAGAAGAACAACAGTTAATCTCGGCGGTTAAACAATTAGGAGGAGTGCTAGAATCTGTGGATGGGTTTACCACTCCTTTAACCCAAAGTATTCGCCATTGTTTATATTTAAAAAAAGTCAGACCCACGGCTAAACAATATCCCCGCGCTATTGGAATTCCTGGTCAAAAACCCCTGTAG
- the thrC gene encoding threonine synthase yields the protein MTQATTNNLALTGATFDKLKCKECGEEYAPEAKHVCEVCFGPLEVQYNYDLLRQTVTRATIEAGPNSIWRYRKFLPVATENVIDVGTGMTPLIKSERLARRLGLKNLYIKNDAVNMPTLSFKDRVVSVALSRARELGFSTVSCASTGNLANSTAAIAARAGLDCCVFIPADLEAGKILGTLIYNPILMAVKGNYDQVNRLCSEVANTHGWGFVNINLRPYYSEGSKTLGYEVIEQLGWKLPDHIVAPIASGSLFTKIHKGFREFVEVGLVDDKPVRFSGAQAEGCSPVATAFKEGRDFITPVKPNTIAKSIAIGNPADGIYAVELANKTNGNIESVNDDEVIQGMKLLAETEGIFTETAGGTTIAVLKKLVEAGKIDPEETTVVYITGNGLKTQEAIQGYVGEPLTIEPKLESFERAIERARTLDRLEWQQVLV from the coding sequence ATGACTCAGGCAACAACCAACAACTTAGCACTCACAGGCGCTACCTTTGACAAATTAAAATGTAAAGAGTGTGGGGAAGAATACGCCCCCGAAGCCAAGCACGTTTGTGAAGTCTGTTTTGGCCCATTAGAAGTCCAGTACAACTATGACCTGCTCCGCCAAACCGTAACTCGCGCTACGATTGAAGCTGGCCCTAACTCGATTTGGCGTTATCGGAAGTTCCTGCCTGTCGCTACTGAGAATGTGATTGATGTGGGTACGGGAATGACTCCCCTGATTAAGTCGGAACGGTTGGCCCGTCGCCTGGGTTTAAAAAATCTGTATATTAAAAACGATGCTGTGAATATGCCCACTCTGAGCTTCAAAGATCGGGTGGTGTCCGTTGCCTTGAGTCGCGCTAGAGAATTAGGATTTTCGACGGTTTCCTGTGCTAGTACCGGAAATTTGGCCAACTCCACGGCCGCCATTGCTGCCAGAGCAGGTCTGGACTGCTGCGTGTTCATCCCGGCAGATTTAGAAGCGGGTAAAATCCTGGGGACTTTAATCTACAACCCGATTTTAATGGCCGTTAAAGGTAATTACGATCAAGTCAACCGCCTCTGTTCAGAAGTGGCTAATACCCACGGCTGGGGATTTGTGAATATTAACCTACGTCCCTACTATTCCGAAGGTTCAAAAACCTTGGGCTATGAAGTCATCGAACAACTGGGCTGGAAATTACCCGACCATATTGTTGCTCCCATTGCCTCCGGTTCCCTATTCACTAAAATTCATAAAGGTTTCCGAGAATTTGTTGAAGTCGGTTTAGTTGATGACAAACCCGTGCGTTTCAGTGGAGCCCAGGCGGAAGGTTGTTCTCCCGTTGCTACGGCGTTTAAAGAAGGACGGGATTTTATTACTCCAGTTAAACCTAATACTATTGCTAAATCCATTGCTATTGGCAACCCCGCCGATGGAATTTATGCTGTTGAATTAGCGAACAAAACTAACGGAAATATTGAATCTGTCAATGATGACGAAGTGATTCAAGGAATGAAATTATTAGCTGAAACCGAAGGTATTTTTACAGAAACTGCCGGAGGAACAACTATTGCCGTCTTGAAAAAATTGGTAGAAGCGGGTAAAATTGATCCTGAAGAAACTACCGTTGTTTATATTACTGGAAATGGCTTAAAAACTCAAGAAGCCATCCAAGGTTATGTCGGTGAACCCTTAACTATTGAACCGAAATTAGAAAGTTTTGAACGGGCAATTGAACGCGCTCGTACTTTAGATCGTTTGGAATGGCAACAAGTGTTAGTTTAG
- the accA gene encoding acetyl-CoA carboxylase alpha subunit has translation MANSNRKPILLDFEKPLVELESRIDQIRQLANENGVDVSDEILQLEARASQLRQEIFSGLSPLQRLQLARHPRRPSTLDYIQAMTDEWMELHGDRRGYDDPALVGGVARLGGQPVVILGHQKGRDTKDNVARNFGMAAPGGYRKAMRLMEHANRFGMPILTFIDTPGAWAGVDAEKLGQGEAIAYNLREMFDLEVPIICTVIGEGGSGGALGIGVGEKLLMLEYSVYTVATPEACAAILWKDAGQAPQAAQALKITSKDLKQLGIIDQVVPEPDGGAHSNPLKAAELLKKALIQSLGELLALTSQQRQEMRYQKFRNIGVFAEAKV, from the coding sequence GTGGCTAATTCTAATCGAAAACCGATTCTCCTTGACTTTGAAAAGCCTCTAGTTGAGCTAGAAAGCCGAATTGATCAAATTCGTCAGTTAGCGAATGAAAATGGTGTGGATGTGTCCGATGAAATCCTACAACTCGAAGCCCGCGCCAGCCAATTGCGACAAGAAATTTTCAGTGGTTTATCTCCCTTACAACGGCTACAACTGGCTCGCCATCCCCGTCGCCCCAGTACCCTAGATTATATTCAAGCCATGACCGATGAATGGATGGAACTCCATGGCGATCGCCGGGGTTATGACGATCCCGCGTTGGTGGGAGGTGTAGCTCGTTTAGGGGGACAACCTGTGGTTATCCTCGGTCATCAGAAAGGACGGGATACCAAAGATAACGTCGCCCGTAATTTTGGGATGGCCGCCCCCGGTGGTTATCGGAAAGCGATGCGCCTGATGGAACACGCTAACCGCTTTGGGATGCCAATTCTGACCTTTATTGATACTCCTGGGGCTTGGGCGGGAGTGGACGCCGAAAAATTAGGCCAAGGAGAAGCGATCGCCTATAACCTACGAGAAATGTTTGATTTAGAGGTTCCAATTATCTGTACTGTTATTGGTGAGGGTGGTTCCGGTGGGGCGTTAGGTATTGGTGTGGGTGAAAAACTGCTGATGTTAGAATATTCGGTTTATACTGTAGCTACCCCCGAAGCCTGCGCCGCGATTTTGTGGAAAGATGCGGGTCAAGCTCCCCAAGCGGCCCAAGCATTGAAAATCACCTCCAAAGACCTCAAACAATTAGGCATTATTGATCAAGTTGTACCCGAACCCGATGGAGGCGCCCATAGCAACCCTTTAAAGGCAGCAGAACTACTGAAAAAGGCTTTAATTCAATCTTTAGGGGAACTTCTGGCTTTAACATCCCAGCAGCGTCAAGAAATGCGCTATCAGAAATTTAGAAATATTGGAGTTTTTGCAGAAGCTAAGGTTTAA
- the murB gene encoding UDP-N-acetylenolpyruvoylglucosamine reductase translates to MVMTLSYDSPSQTNYSQPRSIALPETDCLIQSLVPLTTFTSFRVGGPAEWYVAPKGVEQLQEALLWADTQGLPITLLGAGSNLLISDQGLSGLVIATRHLRYVDFDSETGLLTAGAGTSLPRLAWKAARLGWRGLEWAVGIPGTMGGAVVMNAGAHRSCTAEILVHTHVLSKSGELQILTPEDLAYRYRTSILQGGDRFVTQATFQLEPGHDPQQVLADTTAHFNQRRNSQPYHLPSCGSVFRNPGLKTAGWLIEQAGLKGYSIGQAQVAERHANFILNCGGATAGDIFSLIRHVQEQVERRWSFLLEPEVKIMGDFPGF, encoded by the coding sequence ATGGTCATGACACTCTCTTATGACTCCCCCAGTCAAACCAACTACTCTCAGCCACGCTCCATAGCCCTACCTGAAACGGACTGTTTGATTCAATCTTTAGTTCCTTTAACCACCTTCACCTCCTTTCGGGTCGGAGGGCCAGCCGAGTGGTATGTCGCACCTAAAGGAGTAGAACAACTTCAAGAAGCCCTCTTATGGGCCGATACTCAAGGATTACCGATCACCCTCTTGGGGGCGGGATCAAATTTATTAATTAGTGACCAAGGGTTATCAGGATTAGTGATTGCAACTCGTCATCTACGTTATGTTGACTTTGATTCAGAAACAGGGTTACTGACCGCCGGGGCGGGAACTTCCCTTCCCCGTTTAGCCTGGAAAGCCGCTCGCCTGGGATGGCGGGGACTGGAATGGGCCGTAGGCATCCCCGGAACCATGGGGGGGGCAGTGGTCATGAATGCTGGCGCTCACCGATCCTGCACCGCAGAAATTTTAGTCCATACCCATGTTCTATCCAAGTCCGGGGAATTACAGATTTTAACCCCGGAAGATTTAGCCTATCGCTATCGCACCTCAATTTTGCAAGGGGGCGATCGCTTTGTGACTCAGGCGACTTTCCAGTTAGAACCAGGTCATGATCCCCAACAGGTTCTTGCGGATACAACTGCCCATTTTAATCAACGTCGCAATAGCCAACCCTATCATCTACCCAGTTGTGGCAGTGTATTCCGTAACCCGGGTCTGAAAACGGCGGGGTGGCTGATTGAACAGGCGGGTTTAAAAGGTTACAGCATCGGTCAAGCTCAGGTAGCTGAACGCCATGCTAATTTTATTCTTAATTGTGGCGGTGCAACGGCCGGTGATATTTTTTCGTTAATTCGTCATGTTCAAGAACAGGTTGAACGGCGCTGGTCGTTTTTATTGGAACCCGAAGTTAAAATTATGGGTGATTTCCCGGGGTTTTGA
- a CDS encoding putative short-chain dehydrogenase, whose translation MSLVQKRALITGASSGIGRATAIAFAKAGIDIALVSRQKDRLESVAKEARNLGVEAKAFPLDLAKVEQVHTQIDSIVAAFGSVNILVNNAGMGYTGDLIETSLADWQKVIDLNLTSVFQCIKGVLPGMRDQGSGTIINVVSIAGLQVFPNWGAYCVSKFGLMALSKTLNIEERANGIRVTALCPGSVNTPIWDSETVKADFDRSAMLTPEIVAESILYVALLPTSAVIEELTLMPSVGKF comes from the coding sequence ATGAGCCTCGTGCAAAAAAGAGCCTTGATCACAGGAGCCAGTAGTGGCATCGGTCGGGCAACAGCCATAGCCTTTGCCAAAGCCGGGATTGATATTGCATTGGTCAGTCGCCAAAAGGATCGCTTAGAGTCTGTAGCCAAAGAAGCCCGCAATCTGGGTGTGGAGGCGAAAGCCTTCCCCCTAGACTTAGCAAAAGTCGAACAAGTTCATACCCAAATCGATAGTATCGTGGCTGCTTTTGGCTCCGTTAATATCCTCGTCAATAATGCCGGGATGGGATATACCGGAGACTTAATCGAAACATCCCTGGCCGATTGGCAAAAGGTAATCGACTTAAACTTAACTAGCGTATTCCAGTGTATAAAAGGTGTTCTGCCAGGGATGCGGGATCAAGGAAGTGGAACCATTATTAATGTTGTTTCCATTGCTGGTCTACAGGTTTTTCCCAACTGGGGGGCTTACTGCGTCAGTAAATTTGGTTTGATGGCTCTCTCCAAAACCCTGAACATAGAGGAACGGGCCAATGGAATTCGGGTAACGGCCCTCTGTCCGGGTTCTGTGAATACTCCCATCTGGGATAGCGAAACCGTTAAAGCTGACTTTGATCGCTCCGCAATGCTGACACCGGAGATTGTGGCTGAGTCAATTCTCTATGTGGCATTATTACCCACCTCTGCGGTTATTGAAGAATTAACCCTGATGCCAAGCGTTGGTAAGTTTTAA
- a CDS encoding phosphoglucomutase/phosphomannomutase, with the protein MTQPIKFGTDGWRGVIAADFTFEQVALVAPIAAQILYQTYGETTGSRTIIVGYDRRFLAEEFAQCAAEAIQVAGFDVKLSETYAPTPAFSLIAYQQKALGAIVLTASHNPGKYLGLKVKGAFGGSVGPEITQQIEALLEQPPTFETPRGILERFNPWPTYCETLRSKVDIGAIQEAINQGKLTVFADVMHGAATGGLTQLLGDNIHEINPDRDPYFGGTAPEPLPRYIPKLFEQLESHRSTNGGLAIGFVFDGDSDRIAAVDQNGNFLSSQILIPVLIEHLSTRRGFTGEIVKTVSGSDLIPRIAKLFNLSLYETAIGYKYIADRMLATEVLVGGEESGGVGYGTHIPERDALLSALYVLEAMVQSGEDPTQTYQRLQAQTGFDSAYDRIDLPLVSMDVRSRLVEQLKTHPLQEIAGQAVVDCLTVDGYKYRLADSRWLLIRFSGTEPFLRLYCEAPDMDRVQETLAWAKDWANQF; encoded by the coding sequence ATGACTCAACCGATTAAGTTTGGAACCGATGGCTGGCGCGGTGTGATTGCTGCGGACTTTACCTTTGAACAAGTGGCTTTAGTCGCCCCCATTGCAGCTCAGATTCTCTATCAAACCTATGGAGAAACAACCGGAAGCCGGACGATTATTGTTGGCTATGATCGACGTTTTTTAGCTGAGGAATTTGCCCAATGTGCGGCCGAAGCCATCCAAGTGGCGGGCTTTGATGTGAAACTGAGTGAAACTTATGCCCCCACTCCGGCTTTCTCCTTAATCGCCTATCAACAAAAGGCTTTAGGGGCGATTGTGTTAACCGCCAGTCATAACCCCGGTAAATATTTGGGTTTAAAAGTCAAAGGGGCTTTTGGGGGGTCAGTGGGGCCAGAAATTACCCAACAAATTGAGGCGTTATTAGAGCAACCCCCAACCTTTGAAACCCCGCGCGGAATCTTAGAACGCTTTAATCCTTGGCCAACTTATTGTGAAACTTTACGTTCTAAGGTGGATATTGGGGCAATTCAAGAGGCAATAAATCAAGGAAAATTAACGGTTTTTGCTGATGTGATGCACGGGGCGGCGACCGGAGGATTAACCCAATTATTGGGAGATAATATTCACGAAATTAATCCCGATCGTGATCCTTATTTTGGCGGGACGGCGCCGGAACCTCTACCTCGTTATATTCCTAAATTGTTTGAACAATTAGAATCCCATCGCTCTACTAACGGGGGTTTAGCCATTGGATTTGTGTTTGATGGGGATAGCGATCGCATTGCCGCAGTGGATCAAAATGGTAATTTTCTCAGTTCTCAAATTTTGATTCCAGTATTAATTGAACATTTATCTACTCGTCGCGGATTTACTGGAGAAATTGTTAAAACCGTCAGTGGTTCTGATTTAATTCCTCGAATTGCTAAATTATTTAATTTATCGCTGTATGAAACGGCGATCGGTTATAAATATATTGCTGATCGAATGTTGGCTACTGAAGTTTTAGTCGGGGGCGAAGAATCGGGAGGGGTGGGTTATGGAACCCATATTCCCGAACGGGATGCGCTGTTATCGGCGCTGTATGTCTTAGAAGCGATGGTACAGTCTGGGGAAGATCCGACCCAAACCTATCAACGGTTACAGGCGCAAACGGGCTTTGATTCAGCCTATGATCGGATTGATTTACCCTTAGTTAGTATGGATGTGCGATCGCGTCTAGTTGAACAACTTAAAACTCACCCCCTACAGGAAATTGCGGGACAGGCTGTGGTTGATTGTTTGACCGTTGATGGCTACAAATACCGCCTCGCAGATAGTCGCTGGTTATTAATTCGCTTTAGTGGGACAGAACCCTTTCTCCGTCTTTATTGCGAAGCTCCCGACATGGATAGGGTTCAAGAAACCCTAGCCTGGGCAAAGGATTGGGCAAATCAGTTTTAG
- the murC gene encoding UDP-N-acetylmuramate--alanine ligase produces MPISVDFSGRPFHFIGIGGIGMSALAYILAKRKLPIYGSDIQRSHITQRLQDLGAEIFCHQQASNFEYVKQPQERGNKQPIGVELELSVAQNGVKTALAGVKVESLKGKGQNSPKLPQVICSTAISSGNLEYQAAQELGCPIFHRSDLLAALIQEYQSIAVAGTHGKTTTSSMIAMILLVAGLDPTILIGGEVNAWEGNARMGQGPYMVAEADESDGSLVKIKAQIGVITNIELDHPDHYESLEQVINTFKVFENNCQTLVGCIDCETVREQIQPSITYSLNPDSGADYIVKDVEYRANGILAPVWERGNFLGKLELKLLGQHNLSNALAAIAVGRQLGLEFSIIAKALADFAGAKRRFEHRGCFNDILFVDDYAHHPSEIRATLAAARLRMQDSILNTQPHLQRIVAIFQPHRYSRTHAFLQDFAQCFTDADVVILTEIYSAGEPNSWDIDGQKVADLIGHYHPQILYQPSMNDVKGCLPQLLQPGDLAIFLGAGNLNKIIPEVMAFYQTSP; encoded by the coding sequence ATGCCAATTTCTGTAGATTTCAGTGGCAGGCCTTTTCACTTTATCGGGATCGGCGGGATTGGAATGTCAGCCCTAGCCTATATCCTAGCGAAGCGAAAGCTACCTATTTATGGCTCGGATATTCAACGTAGCCATATTACTCAACGCCTACAAGATTTAGGCGCCGAAATTTTTTGCCATCAACAGGCAAGCAATTTTGAGTATGTTAAACAACCCCAGGAGCGGGGGAATAAACAACCGATTGGGGTGGAACTGGAATTATCCGTCGCTCAAAACGGCGTAAAAACTGCCCTAGCTGGGGTAAAAGTCGAAAGTTTGAAGGGGAAAGGACAAAACTCCCCAAAATTACCTCAAGTCATTTGTTCGACCGCCATTAGTTCTGGAAATTTGGAATATCAAGCCGCCCAGGAGTTAGGTTGTCCGATTTTTCATCGTTCCGATTTACTAGCGGCCTTAATTCAAGAGTATCAAAGTATTGCTGTGGCTGGAACCCATGGCAAAACCACTACCAGTAGCATGATTGCCATGATCTTGCTGGTGGCGGGTCTTGATCCCACCATTTTAATTGGGGGAGAAGTGAATGCCTGGGAGGGGAATGCCCGCATGGGTCAGGGGCCCTACATGGTGGCGGAAGCCGACGAATCCGATGGTTCCCTGGTCAAAATTAAAGCCCAAATTGGTGTAATCACCAATATTGAGTTAGATCACCCCGATCACTATGAAAGCTTAGAACAGGTGATCAACACCTTCAAAGTCTTTGAGAACAACTGTCAAACCTTAGTAGGCTGTATTGATTGCGAAACTGTACGGGAGCAAATCCAACCCAGTATTACCTACAGTTTAAATCCTGACTCCGGTGCCGATTATATCGTTAAGGATGTTGAATATCGTGCCAATGGGATCTTAGCCCCAGTATGGGAGCGAGGCAATTTCCTTGGTAAGTTAGAGTTAAAGTTGCTCGGGCAACATAATCTCAGTAATGCCTTAGCTGCGATCGCCGTAGGACGGCAGTTAGGCCTAGAGTTTTCCATCATAGCCAAGGCATTAGCAGATTTTGCAGGGGCAAAACGTCGTTTTGAGCATAGAGGGTGTTTTAATGACATCCTGTTTGTAGATGACTATGCCCATCATCCCAGTGAAATCCGCGCCACCCTCGCCGCTGCTCGCCTGCGGATGCAAGATAGTATCTTAAATACCCAACCCCACCTTCAACGTATTGTTGCTATTTTTCAACCCCATCGGTATAGTCGAACTCATGCCTTTCTTCAAGACTTCGCTCAGTGTTTTACCGATGCCGATGTGGTAATTCTGACCGAAATTTATAGTGCCGGAGAACCGAATAGCTGGGACATTGATGGCCAGAAAGTTGCAGACTTGATTGGTCATTACCACCCTCAAATATTGTATCAGCCCTCTATGAATGACGTTAAGGGCTGTTTGCCTCAACTCCTACAGCCCGGAGATTTAGCTATATTTCTCGGTGCCGGTAACCTCAATAAAATTATTCCCGAGGTGATGGCATTTTATCAAACCTCTCCCTGA
- a CDS encoding protein-tyrosine-phosphatase, giving the protein MPYKLLFVCLGNICRSPAAENIMNHLIDQANLNTQIVCDSAGTSSYHIGSSPDRRMTQSANQRGIKMTGKGRQFQRDDFEKFDLILAMDQENYENILHLDPLGKYRHKVKLMCEFCRHHTLKEVPDPYYGGTEGFNQVIDLLLDSCEGLLEFIIQDQKL; this is encoded by the coding sequence ATGCCTTATAAATTATTATTTGTGTGTCTCGGTAATATTTGCCGTTCTCCGGCCGCGGAAAATATTATGAATCATTTAATTGATCAGGCAAATTTGAATACTCAGATTGTTTGTGATTCTGCGGGAACATCGAGTTATCATATTGGCAGTTCCCCCGACCGACGCATGACTCAAAGTGCTAACCAAAGGGGAATTAAAATGACGGGAAAAGGTCGTCAATTTCAGCGAGATGATTTTGAAAAATTTGATTTAATTTTAGCAATGGATCAAGAAAATTATGAAAATATTCTCCATCTTGATCCCTTGGGAAAATATCGCCATAAAGTTAAGTTGATGTGTGAGTTTTGTCGCCATCATACCCTCAAAGAAGTTCCTGATCCCTATTATGGAGGGACGGAAGGATTTAATCAGGTGATTGATTTATTATTAGATTCCTGTGAGGGTTTGTTAGAGTTTATTATTCAAGACCAAAAATTATAA